One stretch of Lucilia cuprina isolate Lc7/37 chromosome 6, ASM2204524v1, whole genome shotgun sequence DNA includes these proteins:
- the LOC111683014 gene encoding mucin-5AC, whose translation MYMKKFVVVLAAFGFVVGFACAYPPTYADEPTAVNDSGGNDDDGGGYIIPQFNLHYAQLQQHEKHQKQQEHKQQQQQQQKYPDQHPTLTYFTTSKTSSTSTSTSSGPISASSTTPSSDAISATSTKPSLQAAYVYKAEVPIHVEPETNKVVNEVNLSATSSTSSSPSATSYTSNTNTNSNNNSEKDDDLSKKIIGSSVVTSVSVILNGNEPEFTDALGQKVPKPQPSLQVASPIDLLNPDRYEFYTFDEHGELVKRLMTMEEIQSIVANGDGEGPTIIHHGPIEDRDPEKNVQDIVNSVQSVLNKEVESNKNSSTDSLPVFDTPDVSSSWSMILPAIFGNTGGVDIFPQQKPQQIVMTPDTEIIETSTKEAATTTTKKPKPSKRKPGQKRKPTTSTTEMTPQVIQEELDSQESVYTGMQQYQNLAATMQNYDGFSQLHMQPIYHKLPEIETSTRRVFINNQEVVKKPDTISENDEVILNENLAKKPVSVQHKPLPPHRIKKPNGGHTTTKRPQVNKQKIKRKPTTTTTTTTTTTPLPTTTTTTTPEPTTTTTTTTPEPTTTTTTTTEPTTTTTTTTTPAPTTTTTTTTPTPTTTPPSSSTSTTAPSITTTSVPSTTKSPKKKKKKPTRHPIHSSSTTSDGFTQKPHFVGEKRKPSPKPHRARPKPAQQHTKYPHTTTSSDLAAEGSAHQEVTHNKFQHVTYHRPRPKPNKPTTTTTTTTTTTTTTTTTTPVPEPSTTVVFSPIPTTSTNSPTIMSLIVQDFPGYQPDLNNYEDAILTTRITTTKPQLATSANIPPTSGTSGYPVPSYGISTDDSEDFSFNQFKKQPLPAFALTQHGSQPYAQDAHTLQSFDQIMQTLKQPDQIAEKIGEDIKISSDDSSMKPNKYDNNEHKEVEIANNHMIPIKNAMKPKPSSMSKPSMEQYGDSALATTLLNFESTTNVHSSEETTMKYENNKTNLSSSYVTTKIPDEFTTNMSTEMDVSDDIETTELPSYTAFSDVIKESTINTEIPETTNTLIEKQEELTTAFPKTQEDEIHHHEYETSAYGSTTKIIEQSTFTYGEENIEDENQTPENYTGHLNSDTRLPVIMPHKVDAMSNDEKDVIRPVLVADLKPQLNMEVIKPSEQITMSDFQTQAATVASTLVDGTNTVASDYSMMNSNETKDEIAFLMSDVIKQISNSNDISKTQQSNSYDNRYSNQAQFNLSFLIKPTKEVAQNPITISTNMDEDYKQDYKPIYERLETTHTTNRENYNVEDDSTTDSITTHFPDTTIKDIQNEEFDTDSVEKATQSYSTEIEEDTNTTNVEHFMSTTATSDTLEDNTTKSVHENNEEHDATTTETITESIDEYNNTNNEKLHKKEEDDSNDSTSTIASEEDVTTSQTITESNKETTSKISIPSLPEIYDQQQKFEVEREPLFEADSPLDTTTFINVLSEETTYSSSEDNQSNIPNKVDVANKSYESVIANDVIVTESSEYDLKSETTTIKDEDFRVTTELSNETSEEDKMISSEMEATTGKVESFEDLNEYIQIGHQTNVIESTTATNEITTTFSEHNESETTEETKENTDAEYNVITTDNIIENENHKDKIKEELIDSLETTTQVTTSKESESDETTTVKADEIFNTEKTNTAAYHMSEETSAELNSMISEEDETDESIDEDPYIKLGETTTTQKPELSLNAETQTITQTSVEKIMFDKIPSLEQDMPMLAPPKPIHSIIENDVPTGTQSNVLIQNNGQTYEEADEEDEDDQIGYQVPKLPNPVSSTTTTSTTTTATSTTTTSKPKVTTTRRLNTLKPVSYFNKQPAYALYHEPVEPLYNKPSMQSSYSQIKENSPHKVSTYTIPTPQQRPMQRPPQLSNLMISSTQATRPPVKLDPSPSNSKGLEASLTNLDEDILAFAKLCNELAFSYWKSITSEKISSARSLVMSPFALTSMLSMVFLGARGSTSGEMNDVLKLDDMVTFNPHLVFKNITDSVEKAMDSDIATTAFVREIFSDRANGKILQFFKEKTQQLYAGHVEEVNFHVVNDIIRRRTNLLVKRHTMGKVLEYLRTNSVWVNGPLATISANLFQTDCSHGSTQDKDGEIFFQVHPTVRQRRLVPIPAVLFKSGFTAGYEPNLDATVVAFGRIQDTTSMIYVMPGHLSSISPSDNLDRLEKQLMETAISKYAWSNLLTSLMDRPGMEVQLPRFSHRSFVNATLGLQKMGLKGLFKSDYADLGGLTGSSNRDIYLSDMIQINTFSTCGEEKIADHHHVEMYPAPPLRKRNKDVDAHDDDEQDSSEAVIDFGSLVQDSVLGRGFYDDLLDPKYLELPLPLRPRQARVPDAPRLRFDKPFLYFVRHNPTGMILFMGRFNPRLLP comes from the coding sequence tgtTGTAACATCTGTATCGgtaattttaaatggaaatgaACCGGAATTCACAGATGCATTAGgacaaaaagtacctaaaccaCAACCATCATTACAAGTTGCTAGCCCTATTGATCTCCTCAATCCCGATCGGTATGAATTCTATACATTCGATGAACATGGTGAATTGGTAAAACGTCTTATGACTATGGAAGAAATCCAAAGTATTGTTGCAAACGGAGATGGCGAAGGACCAACGATTATACATCATGGTCCAATTGAGGATCGAGACCCTGAGAAAAATGTTCAAGATATCGTCAATAGTGTACAAAGTGTTCTTAACAAGGAAGTTGaatctaataaaaattcaaGCACAGATAGTCTACCGGTTTTCGATACGCCTGATGTATCATCATCTTGGTCTATGATATTACCAGCCATTTTTGGTAACACTGGTGGTGTTGATATATTTCCTCAACAGAAACCTCAACAAATTGTTATGACTCCAGATACCGAAATCATCGAAACTTCAACAAAAGAAGCAGCTACCACAACTACCAAGAAGCCTAAACCTAGTAAAAGAAAACCAGGTCAAAAGCGCAAACCAACAACCTCAACTACTGAAATGACACCTCAAGTAATACAAGAAGAACTTGATTCTCAAGAATCTGTTTACACTGGTATGCAACAGTATCAAAATCTAGCGGCAACTATGCAAAACTATGATGGGTTTTCACAACTGCATATGCAGCCTATCTATCACAAACTTCCCGAAATAGAAACTTCAACACGACGTGTATTCATAAACAATCAGGAAGTGGTAAAGAAACCGGATACGATCTCTGAAAATGATGAAGTTATACTAAATGAAAATTTGGCTAAAAAACCAGTATCTGTGCAACATAAACCATTACCACCACATCGTATTAAGAAGCCAAATGGTGGACATACAACTACAAAACGTCCacaagtaaacaaacaaaaaattaagagaaaaccaacaacaacaactacgacTACGACTACAACAACTCCATTACCAACAACAACCACTACTACCACACCTGAACctaccacaacaacaactactacaacacCTGAAcctacaacaactactactacaacaactgaacctacaacaactactactactactacaactcCTGCGCCTACTACGACAACCACCACTACAACCCCTACTCCTACAACAACTCCACCTTCTTCTTCCACATCTACTACAGCTCCATCAATAACAACCACTTCTGTACCATCAACTACTAAATCAccaaagaaaaagaagaagaagccTACTCGCCATCCAATTCACTCATCCAGCACAACTTCAGATGGTTTCACACAAAAACCACATTTTGTTGGGGAAAAACGGAAACCTTCTCCAAAACCTCACAGAGCAAGGCCGAAACCAGCACAGCAGCACACCAAATATCCTCACACTACAACGTCTTCCGATTTAGCAGCTGAAGGATCCGCTCATCAAGAAGTCACACACAATAAATTTCAGCATGTAACATATCACAGACCACGCCCTAAACCAAATAAACCAACTACTACTACAACCACCACCACCACGACAACtaccacaacaacaacgactACACCTGTTCCAGAACCATCGACCACCGTCGTTTTTTCACCTATcccaacaacatcaacaaacaGTCCAACTATTATGTCACTAATTGTACAAGATTTTCCCGGTTATCAACcagatttaaataattatgaagATGCAATTCTAACTACAAGAATAACAACCACTAAGCCTCAATTAGCAACGTCTGCCAATATACCACCTACTTCTGGGACATCGGGCTATCCTGTACCATCATACGGTATATCAACAGACGATTCAGAAGATTTCAGTTTTAATCAGTTCAAGAAACAACCTCTACCAGCATTTGCATTAACACAACATGGATCCCAGCCTTACGCACAGGATGCACATACTTTACAATCATTTGATCAAATAATGCAAACACTGAAGCAACCTGATCAAATAGCCGAAAAGATAGGggaagatattaaaatttcatcagATGACTCCAGCATGAAACCAAATAAATATGATAACAATGAGCACAAAGAGGTAGAAATTGCTAACAACCATATGATTCCCATTAAAAATGCTATGAAGCCGAAACCATCATCTATGTCAAAACCTTCTATGGAACAATATGGAGACAGCGCTCTTGCTACAACATTACTAAATTTTGAATCGACAACTAATGTCCATAGTTCCGAAGAAACTACtatgaaatatgaaaacaataaaactaatcTTTCCTCATCTTATGTAACAACTAAAATCCCTGATGAATTTACCACAAACATGTCAACCGAAATGGATGTAAGTGATGATATTGAAACTACCGAACTTCCCAGCTATACCGCATTTAGTGATGTCATCAAAGAATCAACTATTAACACAGAAATTCCAGAAACCACAAATACTTTAATTGAAAAACAAGAGGAACTTACAACAGCATTTCCCAAGACACAAGAAGACGAAATTCACCACCATGAATATGAAACATCTGCTTATGGCTCCACAACAAAAATAATCGAGCAATCAACATTTACGTATGGAGAAGAAAATATTGAGGATGAAAACCAAACGCCTGAAAACTATACAGGCCATCTGAATTCTGATACTAGACTTCCTGTGATTATGCCACATAAAGTAGATGCTATGAGCAATGATGAAAAAGACGTTATTCGTCCTGTATTAGTAGCTGATCTTAAACCTCAGCTTAACATGGAAGTAATCAAACCATCTGAACAAATAACTATGTCCGATTTCCAAACTCAAGCAGCAACTGTGGCTTCAACACTAGTTGACGGTACCAACACCGTAGCATCCGATTATAGCATGATGAACTCTAACGAAACAAAAGATGAAATTGCATTCTTAATGTCGGATGTCATTAAACAAATATCGAACTCCAACGATATTTCTAAAACTCAACAAAGTAATTCTTACGACAATCGTTATTCAAATCAAGCTCAATTTAATTTATCATTCCTTATAAAACCCACTAAAGAGGTAGCACAAAATCCCATTACCATATCTACCAATATGGATGAAGACTACAAACAAGATTATAAACCAATTTATGAACGACTTGAAACCACCCATACCACGAATCGTGAGAATTATAATGTAGAAGACGATTCTACTACAGATTCCATTACAACACATTTTCCTGACACCACCATCAAAGATATACAAAATGAAGAATTTGATACCGACTCTGTAGAAAAAGCCACTCAAAGCTACTCAACAGAAATTGAAGAAGATACGAATACAACCAATGTTGAGCATTTCATGTCTACAACAGCCACTTCAGATACATTAGAAGATAATACCACAAAATCTGTGCATGAAAACAATGAAGAGCACGATGCGACTACAACTGAAACTATCACTGAAAGCATTGACGAATATAACAATACAAACAACGAGAAACTACACAAAAAGGAAGAAGATGATAGCAATGATAGCACCTCCACTATTGCTTCTGAAGAAGATGTTACAACTTCCCAAACTATTACTGAATCTAATAAAGAAACAACATCAAAAATCTCTATTCCATCCCTTCCAGAGATATATgatcaacaacaaaagtttgAAGTCGAAAGAGAACCATTATTTGAAGCCGATAGCCCTCTAGATACCACAACTTTTATAAACGTATTGTCTGAAGAAACAACATATTCTTCCAGTGAGGACAATCAGAGTAATATTCCTAATAAAGTAGATGTAGCCAATAAATCATATGAAAGCGTCATCGCAAATGACGTCATCGTTACGGAGAGTTCAGAATATGATTTAAAATCTGAAACCACTACAATAAAGGACGAAGACTTTCGAGTAACCACTGAATTATCCAACGAAACAAGTGAAGAAGATAAAATGATTTCAAGCGAAATGGAAGCAACTACAGGTAAAGTTGAATCTTTCGAagatttaaatgaatatattcAAATCGGACACCAAACAAATGTTATTGAATCAACAACAGCTACAAATGAAATCACCACAACATTCTCAGAGCATAATGAATCCGAAACAACTGAAGAAACTAAAGAGAATACAGATGCTGAATATAATGTCATTACTACTGATAAcataattgaaaatgaaaatcataAGGATAAAATTAAGGAGGAACTCATAGACTCTTTAGAAACTACCACTCAAGTGACAACTTCTAAAGAATCAGAATCTGATGAAACTACTACAGTTAAAGCagatgaaattttcaatactGAAAAAACCAATACCGCTGCATATCACATGAGTGAAGAAACTTCTGCTGAGCTAAATTCCATGATTTCTGAAGAAGATGAAACTGATGAATCCATTGATGAGGACCCCTATATAAAACTAGGCGAAACGACTACCACTCAAAAACCTGAACTATCTTTGAACGCTGAAACTCAAACTATCACTCAAacatctgtcgaaaaaattatgtttgacAAAATACCTAGTCTTGAACAGGATATGCCTATGTTAGCACCACCAAAACCAATTCATTCAATAATTGAAAATGATGTTCCTACAGGAACTCAATCAAATGtgttaatacaaaataatgGTCAAACATACGAAGAAGCCGACGAAGAGGATGAGGATGATCAAATAGGTTACCAAGTTCCCAAATTACCAAATCCTGTATCAAGTACAACTACTACGTCCACTACGACTACAGCAACTAGTACAACAACCACTTCTAAACCAAAAGTTACAACAACAAGACGATTGAATACGCTTAAGCCAGTCTCATACTTCAACAAACAACCAGCTTATGCTTTGTATCACGAACCAGTAGAACCGCTCTACAATAAACCATCCATGCAGTCATCGTACTCACAGATAAAAGAAAATTCACCCCATAAAGTTTCCACCTACACCATACCAACACCTCAACAGCGTCCCATGCAAAGACCTCCACAACTGAGCAATTTGATGATTTCTTCCACGCAGGCCACAAGACCACCAGTCAAACTGGATCCATCACCCAGTAATTCAAAGGGTTTAGAAGCATCCTTGACAAATTTGGATGAAGATATTTTAGCATTTGCAAAGCTCTGTAATGAATTGGCCTTTAGTTATTGGAAATCGATTACATCAGAAAAAATTAGCTCTGCCAGAAGTTTGGTCATGTCTCCCTTCGCTTTAACTTCTATGCTTTCAATGGTATTTCTAGGAGCTCGTGGCAGTACTTCAGGTGAAATGAATGATGTTCTCAAGCTCGATGATATGGTAACATTTAACCCACACTTAGTCTTTAAAAATATCACCGATTCTGTTGAGAAGGCCATGGATAGTGACATTGCTACAACAGCATTTGTACGAGAAATTTTCAGTGATCGTGCTAAtggtaaaattttgcaattctttaaagaaaaaacgcaACAATTGTATGCCGGCCATGTTGAGGAAGTAAATTTCCATGTCGTTAACGACATCATTCGGAGACGTACAAATCTGTTAGTGAAGCGCCACACAATGGGCAAAGTCCTAGAATATTTGCGCACTAACAGTGTATGGGTAAATGGTCCATTGGCTACGATCTCTGCAAATCTCTTCCAAACTGATTGTTCACATGGATCTACACAAGATAAGGATGGCGAAATATTCTTTCAAGTACATCCAACGGTCCGACAAAGACGACTTGTTCCTATTCCTGCAGTACTTTTTAAGAGTGGCTTTACTGCTGGCTATGAACCTAATTTAGATGCCACTGTAGTAGCCTTTGGACGTATACAGGATACCACTAGCATGATTTACGTTATGCCTGGACATCTTAGTTCTATATCACCATCTGATAACTTGGACCGCCTTGAAAAACAGTTGATGGAAACAGCTATTTCAAAGTATGCCTGGAGTAACTTACTCACCTCGCTAATGGATCGTCCTGGCATGGAAGTACAACTACCGAGATTTTCACATCGATCATTTGTAAATGCCACATTAGGCCTCCAAAAAATGGGATTAAAGGGTCTCTTCAAGTCCGACTATGCAGATTTGGGAGGCTTAACGGGTTCATCCAATCGTGACATTTACCTTTCTGATATGATTCAAATAAATACTTTCAGTACATGTGGCGAAGAAAAAATAGCTGATCATCATCACGTCGAAATGTATCCTGCTCCACCACTGCGCAAACGCAATAAAGATGTTGATGCCCATGATGATGACGAACAGGACTCTTCAGAGGCAGTTATCGACTTTGGTTCATTAGTTCAAGATTCTGTTTTGGGTCGCGGTTTTTACGATGATTTGTTGGATCCCAAATATCTGGAACTTCCACTACCCTTAAGACCACGACAAGCACGCGTCCCCGATGCTCCCAGATTACGGTTTGACAAACCATTCCTCTATTTTGTCCGTCACAATCCAACAGGCATGATTTTATTCATGGGTCGCTTCAATCCGAGATTATTGCCATGA